One window from the genome of Elaeis guineensis isolate ETL-2024a chromosome 5, EG11, whole genome shotgun sequence encodes:
- the LOC140858097 gene encoding LOW QUALITY PROTEIN: uncharacterized protein (The sequence of the model RefSeq protein was modified relative to this genomic sequence to represent the inferred CDS: inserted 1 base in 1 codon), whose product MDVMKRRKAMWLYPKVVGFNPPERWGHSACFFEGVVYVFGGCCGGLHFSDVLTLDLDTMAWSSLVTTGQKPGNRDSHSTALVGHKMVVLGGTNGSRKVNDLHILDLRTKEWSKPNYKGTPPSPRESHTATLVGDDKLVIFGGSGEGEANYLNDVHILDLKSMTWTSPEVKGDRPAPRDSHTAVAVGNKLLMYGGDCGDRYHGEVDVFDMDTMTWSRLAVQGSSPGVRAGHAAVNIGTKVCIIGGVGDKQYYSDVWVLDLGTCLWAQLDICGQQPQGRFSHTAVVTGTDIAIYGGCGEDERPLNEVLILQLGSEHPNGRYNISMCKIFGNHWNQEKRKFFRGTENLKNVVLKSGELCQQSREVEAEPRNSLLRGLDNMKAKRRKTGDARVWEIESEQEEHSLSLSQHSSPSLSDQEQNTIKKLSTSANDSIRPSQQVVHHKLHHQREPLNGVQRTIXDGHISGGESPRQPKTTQFLHAFPEARQEVQFLAVDQKPQPRPAVLPLIGAEVHGMVDGAFDSGYLMTAYVNGQILRGVLFAPGPGVGASRPAVHSQCLTGSTAVSQHCSTAPTHALPIHSRQHPQPTTFVLPECRHHGRQTHRDKAQPAKLNSDLQGVVLTLGGPGGGSGP is encoded by the exons ATGGACGTGATGAAGAGGAGGAAGGCGATGTGGCTCTACCCAAAGGTGGTGGGCTTCAATCCTCCTGAGAGATGGGGGCACTCGGCCTGTTTCTTTGAAGGGGTTGTTTATGTTTTTGGG GGCTGTTGCGGTGGATTACATTTTAGTGATGTCCTCACTCTTGATCTAGATACCATGGCCTGGAGCTCCCTTGTTACAACTGGTCAAAAACCTGGAAACCGAGACAGCCACAGCACGGCACTCGTAGGGCACAAGATGGTGGTATTAGGAGGTACAAATGGTTCGAGGAAGGTGAATGATCTTCATATATTAGATTTGCGGACAAAGGAATGGAGCAAACCCAATTACAAAGGCACCCCACCTTCACCTCGTGAAAGCCACACTGCCACATTGGTAGGAGATGATAAACTAGTTATATTTGGAGGAAGTGGAGAAGGGGAAGCAAATTACTTGAATGATGTTCATATACTGGACTTGAAGAGCATGACATGGACTTCTCCGGAAGTGAAAGGTGATAGACCTGCTCCAAGAGATAGCCACACTGCAGTTGCAGTTGGCAATAAGCTTCTTATGTATGGTGGTGATTGCGGTGATCGTTATCATGGAGAAGTTGATGTATTTGATATGGACACAATGACTTGGTCAAGG TTGGCTGTTCAAGGATCTTCACCTGGAGTCCgagcaggccatgcagcagttaATATTGGGACTAAG GTCTGCATTATAGGGGGAGTAGGTGATAAACAATATTATAGTGATGTTTGGGTTCTCGACTTGGGCACTTGTTTATGGGCACAACTTGATATATGTGGCCAACAACCACAAGGGCGGTTTTCTCATACTGCTGTAGTCACTGGCACTGATATTGCTATATATGGAGG TTGCGGGGAGGATGAACGCCCTCTCAATGAGGTACTGATTTTGCAGTTAGGGTCTGAGCACCCTAACGGTCGTTACAACATTTCCATGTGCAAAATTTTTGGTAACCACTGGAATCAAGAAAAGCGGAAATTTTTTAGAGGAACAGAAAATTTG AAAAATGTGGTTCTGAAAAGTGGAGAACTTTGTCAGCAATCTCGTGAAGTGGAGGCAGAACCAAGGAACTCTCTTTTACGTGGTTTGG ATAATATGAAAGCAAAAAGGAGGAAAACTGGAGATGCTAGAGTGTGGGAAATTGAATCAGAACAGGAAGAACATTCTCTGTCGCTTTCTCAGCACTCATCTCCTTCACTATCCGATCAAGAGCAAAATACCATCAAGAAATTGTCGACTTCTGCCAATGACTCCATTCGACCCTCTCAACAAGTTGTTCACCACAAGCTACATCATCAGAGGGAGCCGTTAAATGGTGTTCAAAGGACTA TGGATGGACATATATCCGGTGGAGAATCCCCAAGACAGCCAAAGACAACACAATTTCTTCATGCTTTTCCGGAAGCAAGGCAAGAAGTTCAATTTCTAGCTGTAGATCAAAAGCCACAGCCAAGGCCTGCTGTTCTTCCATTG ATTGGAGCTGAGGTTCATGGCATGGTGGATGGAGCATTTGACTCGGGGTACCTTATGACTGCTTATGTTAATGGCCAGATTCTCAGAGGTGTCTTGTTTGCTCCC GGACCAGGTGTAGGAGCTTCAAGGCCTGCAGTACATTCTCAGTGTCTAACAGGCTCCACTGCTGTTTCACAGCATtgttcaactgctcccactcatGCTCTTCCCATCCATAGCAGGCAACATCCACAACCGACCACCTTTGTGCTGCCTGAATGCAGGCATCATGGGCGGCAGACGCACCGAGACAAAGCCCAACCAGCAAAGCTTAACAGTGATCTACAAGGTGTTGTCCTGACTCTGGGAGGACCTGGGGGAGGCAGTGGACCTTAG
- the LOC140858098 gene encoding receptor-like protein kinase ANXUR2 has translation MSIRLHLLFLCLLLATIAAAADSQGYTPSDSFLVNCGSSSDAADADGRKWSADDTSKFGVSTKNSATATAASQDPSLPSAVPYMTARVFTSESTYKFSVNKTARHWIRLHFYPSTYNGLAPENSYFAVSASGGVTLLRNFSAYITTKALTQAYLVKEFSIMPSSDGSISLTFTPSDKYDGSYAFINGIEIISMPEIFSQPAKTVGYSDRSTDVGSSALQTVYRLNVGGGYIPATNDSGLSRTWYDDSPYIYGSGFGVTFSAGDKLKIKYSDSTPQYMAPVDVYRTARSMGPDNSVNMNYNLTWILQVDGNFTYMVRLHFCELQMSKVNQRVFDIFVDNQTAEASVDVIAWTSKKGVPVYKDYVVFMTDGAGDEELWVALHPSASAQPEYYDSILNGLEVFKVNDTTGNLAGPNPDPSVMLTAAEMDPKQKGFSSKSSNQAKIIGEAAGGAAAVGLVFAICFAVYQRKKEEVGKESSGGSAWLPLYGGNSHTSASKSTISGKSTASNHVSALASNLCRHFSFAEIKHATKNFDESLVIGVGGFGKVYRGTMDGGLKVAIKRSNPSSEQGVHEFRTEIEMLSKLRHRHLVSLIGFCEENGEMILVYDYMAHGTLREHLYKSNTPPLPWKQRLEICIGAAKGLHYLHTGAKHTIIHRDVKTTNILLDEKWVAKVSDFGLSKTGPMMNQTHVSTMVKGSFGYLDPEYFRRQQLTEKSDVYSFGVVLFEVLCARPALNPTLPREQVSLADWALNCQRRGALGDIIDPNVKGKIGPECLKKFAETAEKCLSDQGVDRPYMGDVLWNLEFALQLQENFETGKPVTAEAPSSLESATSDGNSGSHSPMVIGGGSEVSVDSDGQNDSVVFSQLVNPKGR, from the coding sequence ATGTCCATTAGACTTCACCTCCTCTTCCTCTGTCTTCTCCTCGCTACCATCGCCGCTGCTGCCGACTCCCAGGGCTACACCCCCTCGGATTCATTTCTCGTAAACTGTGGCTCATCGTCCGACGCCGCTGACGCCGATGGCCGGAAATGGTCGGCGGACGACACCTCCAAGTTTGGCGTCTCCACGAAGAACTCAGCCACGGCGACCGCCGCCTCGCAAGACCCGTCGCTCCCCTCGGCGGTCCCGTACATGACGGCGAGGGTCTTCACGTCGGAATCCACCTACAAATTCTCCGTCAACAAGACAGCCCGCCATTGGATCCGCCTCCATTTCTATCCCTCCACCTACAACGGTCTCGCCCCCGAGAATTCCTATTTTGCGGTCTCCGCTTCGGGCGGCGTCACCCTCCTTCGCAACTTCAGTGCCTACATCACCACCAAGGCATTGACACAAGCCTACCTTGTTAAAGAATTCTCCATCATGCCGTCCTCCGATGGCTCGATAAGCCTCACCTTCACGCCATCAGACAAGTATGACGGCTCCTATGCTTTCATCAACGGAATTGAGATCATTTCCATGCCTGAAATCTTCAGTCAGCCGGCGAAAACGGTCGGATACTCTGATCGGTCCACGGACGTTGGAAGCTCGGCACTGCAGACAGTGTATCGTCTCAATGTCGGCGGAGGGTATATTCCGGCAACCAATGACTCAGGTCTCAGCCGAACTTGGTACGATGACTCCCCATACATCTATGGCTCTGGCTTTGGTGTCACCTTCTCAGCTGGTGACAAGCTCAAGATCAAGTATTCAGACAGCACACCGCAGTATATGGCTCCGGTAGACGTCTACCGGACGGCGAGATCGATGGGCCCGGACAATTCAGTTAACATGAACTACAACCTCACTTGGATCCTCCAAGTTGATGGCAACTTCACTTACATGGTGAGGCTCCATTTCTGCGAGCTCCAGATGAGCAAAGTCAATCAGAGGGTGTTCGACATCTTCGTCGACAACCAGACGGCGGAGGCCTCCGTTGATGTCATTGCGTGGACCTCCAAGAAGGGTGTGCCGGTGTACAAGGACTATGTGGTGTTTATGACCGACGGCGCTGGTGATGAGGAGCTATGGGTGGCTTTGCACCCCTCTGCATCGGCGCAGCCTGAGTACTATGATTCCATCCTGAATGGTTTGGAGGTCTTCAAAGTGAATGACACCACTGGGAACTTGGCAGGACCGAATCCCGACCCCTCTGTGATGCTCACCGCAGCCGAAATGGATCCTAAACAGAAGGGGTTTTCCTCCAAATCCAGCAATCAGGCAAAAATTATCGGCGAGGCAGCCGGCGGGGCCGCTGCGGTGGGATTGGTCTTCGCCATCTGCTTTGCAGTGTATCAGCGCAagaaggaggaggttgggaaagaGTCCAGTGGGGGATCAGCATGGTTGCCACTCTATGGAGGGAATTCGCATACGTCGGCGAGCAAGTCGACGATCTCCGGAAAGAGCACTGCGAGCAACCATGTGTCAGCCTTGGCTTCAAATCTTTGCAGGCATTTCTCCTTTGCTGAGATCAAACATGCAACGAAGAACTTCGATGAGTCACTTGTGATTGGAGTTGGTGGCTTCGGGAAGGTCTACAGAGGAACTATGGATGGAGGGCTCAAGGTGGCTATCAAGAGATCGAACCCTTCTTCAGAGCAGGGCGTTCACGAGTTCCGGACCGAGATCGAGATGCTTTCGAAGCTCCGGCACCGGCATTTGGTCTCGTTAATCGGTTTCTGCGAAGAGAATGGTGAGATGATCTTGGTTTATGATTACATGGCTCATGGGACTCTAAGGGAGCATCTATATAAGAGCAACACGCCTCCTCTGCCATGGAAGCAGCGGCTGGAAATTTGCATCGGAGCAGCAAAGGGACTTCACTACCTTCACACTGGTGCCAAGCATACCATAATTCACAGGGATGTGAAGACCACCAACATTCTCCTGGATGAGAAATGGGTTGCGAAAGTTTCAGACTTCGGATTGTCGAAGACCGGGCCGATGATGAATCAAACCCATGTCAGCACAATGGTGAAGGGAAGTTTTGGTTATTTAGATCCAGAGTACTTCAGGAGGCAGCAACTGACTGAAAAATCTGATGTCTACTCCTTTGGAGTGGTTCTCTTTGAGGTCCTGTGTGCAAGGCCAGCACTGAATCCAACTCTTCCAAGGGAGCAGGTTAGTCTTGCAGACTGGGCCTTGAATTGCCAAAGGAGGGGAGCTCTCGGCGACATCATCGATCCGAATGTCAAAGGAAAGATCGGTCCTGAGTGCTTGAAGAAGTTTGCAGAGACTGCAGAGAAGTGCTTGTCTGACCAAGGAGTTGATAGGCCTTATATGGGCGACGTGTTGTGGAATCTCGAGTTTGCTCTCCAATTGCAGGAGAATTTTGAGACAGGGAAGCCAGTGACAGCCGAAGCTCCTAGTAGCTTGGAGTCAGCTACCAGCGATGGTAACTCTGGTAGTCACAGCCCAATGGTGATTGGTGGTGGGAGTGAGGTGAGTGTGGACTCAGATGGCCAAAATGATAGCGTGGTGTTTTCCCAGCTCGTCAATCCAAAGGGGCGATGA
- the LOC105045009 gene encoding uncharacterized protein, producing the protein MDVMKRRKAMWLYPKVVGFNPPERWGHSACFFEGVVYVFGGCCGGLHFSDVLTLDLDTMAWSSLVTTGQKPGNRDSHSTALVGHKMVVLGGTNGSRKVNDLHILDLRTKEWSKPNYKGTPPSPRESHTATLVGDDKLVIFGGSGEGEANYLNDVHILDLKSMTWTSPEVKGDRPAPRDSHTAVAVGNKLLMYGGDCGDRYHGEVDVFDMDTMTWSRLAVQGSSPGVRAGHAAVNIGTKVCIIGGVGDKQYYSDVWVLDLGTCLWAQLDICGQQPQGRFSHTAVVTGTDIAIYGGCGEDERPLNEVLILQLGSEHPNGRYNISMCKIFGNHWNQEKRKFFRGTENLKNVVLKSGELCQQSREVEAEPRNSLLRGLDNMKAKRRKTGDARVWEIESEQEEHSLSLSQHSSPSLSDQEQNTIKKLSTSANDSIRPSQQVVHHKLHHQREPLNGVQRTILDGHISGGESPRQPKTTQFLHAFPEARQEVQFLAVDQKPQPRPAVLPLIGAEVHGMVDGAFDSGYLMTAYVNGQILRGVLFAPGPGVAASRPAVHSQCLTGSTAVSQHCSTAPTHALPIHSRQHPQPTTFVLPECRHHGRQTHRDKAQPAKLNSDLQGVVLTLGGPGGGSGP; encoded by the exons ATGGACGTGATGAAGAGGAGGAAGGCGATGTGGCTCTACCCAAAGGTGGTGGGCTTCAATCCTCCTGAGAGATGGGGGCACTCGGCCTGTTTCTTTGAAGGGGTTGTTTATGTTTTTGGG GGCTGTTGCGGTGGATTACATTTTAGTGATGTCCTCACTCTTGATCTAGATACCATGGCCTGGAGCTCCCTTGTTACAACTGGTCAAAAACCTGGAAACCGAGACAGCCACAGCACGGCACTCGTAGGGCACAAGATGGTGGTATTAGGAGGTACAAATGGTTCGAGGAAGGTGAACGATCTTCATATATTAGATTTGCGGACAAAGGAATGGAGCAAACCCAATTACAAAGGCACCCCACCTTCACCTCGTGAAAGCCACACTGCCACATTGGTAGGAGATGATAAACTAGTTATATTTGGAGGAAGTGGAGAAGGGGAAGCAAATTACTTGAATGATGTTCATATACTGGACTTGAAGAGCATGACATGGACTTCTCCGGAAGTGAAAGGTGATAGACCTGCTCCAAGAGATAGCCACACTGCAGTTGCAGTTGGCAATAAGCTTCTTATGTATGGTGGTGATTGCGGTGATCGTTATCATGGAGAAGTTGATGTATTTGATATGGACACAATGACTTGGTCAAGG TTGGCTGTTCAAGGATCTTCACCTGGAGTCCgagcaggccatgcagcagttaATATTGGGACTAAG GTCTGCATTATAGGGGGAGTAGGTGATAAACAATATTATAGTGATGTCTGGGTTCTCGACTTGGGCACTTGTTTATGGGCACAACTTGATATATGTGGCCAACAACCACAAGGGCGGTTTTCTCATACTGCTGTAGTCACTGGCACTGATATTGCTATATATGGAGG TTGCGGGGAGGATGAACGCCCTCTCAATGAGGTACTGATTTTGCAGTTAGGGTCTGAGCACCCTAACGGTCGTTACAACATTTCCATGTGCAAAATTTTTGGTAACCACTGGAATCAAGAAAAGCGGAAATTTTTTAGAGGAACAGAAAATTTG AAAAATGTGGTTCTGAAAAGTGGAGAACTTTGTCAGCAATCTCGTGAAGTGGAGGCAGAACCAAGGAACTCTCTTTTACGTGGTTTGG ATAATATGAAAGCAAAAAGGAGGAAAACTGGAGATGCTAGAGTGTGGGAAATTGAATCAGAACAGGAAGAACATTCTCTGTCGCTTTCTCAGCACTCATCTCCTTCACTATCCGATCAAGAGCAAAATACCATCAAGAAATTGTCGACTTCTGCCAATGACTCCATTCGACCCTCTCAACAAGTTGTTCACCACAAGCTACATCATCAGAGGGAGCCGTTAAATGGTGTTCAAAGGACTATTTTGGATGGACATATATCCGGTGGAGAATCCCCAAGACAGCCAAAGACAACACAATTTCTTCATGCTTTTCCGGAAGCAAGGCAAGAAGTTCAATTTCTAGCTGTAGATCAAAAGCCACAGCCAAGGCCTGCTGTTCTTCCATTG ATTGGAGCTGAGGTTCATGGCATGGTGGATGGAGCATTTGACTCGGGGTACCTTATGACTGCTTATGTTAATGGCCAGATTCTCAGAGGTGTCTTGTTTGCTCCC GGACCAGGTGTAGCAGCTTCAAGGCCTGCAGTACATTCTCAGTGTCTAACAGGCTCCACTGCTGTTTCACAGCATtgttcaactgctcccactcatGCTCTTCCCATCCATAGCAGGCAACATCCACAACCGACCACCTTTGTGCTGCCTGAATGCAGGCATCATGGGCGGCAGACGCACCGAGACAAAGCCCAACCAGCAAAGCTTAACAGTGATCTACAAGGTGTTGTCCTGACTCTGGGAGGACCTGGGGGAGGCAGTGGACCTTAG
- the LOC105045010 gene encoding receptor-like protein kinase ANXUR2, with product MSIRLHLLFLCLLLATIAAAADSQGYTPSDSFLVNCGSSSDAADADGRKWSADDTSKFGVSTKNSATATAASQDPSLPSAVPYMTARVFTSESTYKFSVNKTARHWIRLHFYPSTYNGLAPENSYFAVSASGGVTLLRNFSAYITTKALTQAYLVKEFSIMPSSDGSISLTFTPSDKYDGSYAFINGIEIISMPEIFSQPAKTVGYSDRTTDVGSSALQTVYRLNVGGGYIPATNDSGLSRTWYDDSPYIYGSGFGVTFSAGDKLKIKYSDSTPQYMAPVDVYRTARSMGPDNSVNMNYNLTWILQVDGNFTYMVRLHFCELQMSKVNQRVFDIFVDNQTAEASVDVIAWTSKKGVPVYKDYVVFMTDGAGDEELWVALHPSASAQPEYYDSILNGLEVFKVNDTTGNLAGPNPDPSVMLTAAEMDPKQKGFSSKSSNQAKIIGEAAGGAAAVGLVFAICFAVYQRKKEEVGKESSGGSAWLPLYGGNSHTSASKSTISGKSTASNHVSALASNLCRHFSFAEIKHATKNFDESLVIGVGGFGKVYRGTMDGGLKVAIKRSNPSSEQGVHEFRTEIEMLSKLRHRHLVSLIGFCEENGEMILVYDYMAHGTLREHLYKSNTPPLPWKQRLEICIGAAKGLHYLHTGAKHTIIHRDVKTTNILLDEKWVAKVSDFGLSKTGPMMNQTHVSTMVKGSFGYLDPEYFRRQQLTEKSDVYSFGVVLFEVLCARPALNPTLPREQVSLADWALNCQRRGALGDIIDPNVKGKIGPECLKKFAETAEKCLSDQGVDRPYMGDVLWNLEFALQLQENFETGKPVTAEAPSSLESATSDGNSGSHSPMVIGGGSEVSVDSDGQNDSVVFSQLVNPKGR from the coding sequence ATGTCCATTAGACTTCACCTCCTCTTCCTCTGTCTTCTCCTCGCTACCATCGCCGCTGCTGCCGACTCCCAGGGCTACACCCCCTCGGATTCATTTCTCGTAAACTGTGGCTCATCGTCCGACGCCGCTGACGCCGATGGCCGGAAATGGTCGGCGGACGACACCTCCAAGTTTGGCGTCTCCACGAAGAACTCAGCCACGGCGACCGCCGCCTCGCAAGACCCGTCGCTCCCCTCGGCGGTCCCGTACATGACGGCGAGGGTCTTCACGTCGGAATCCACCTACAAATTCTCCGTCAACAAGACAGCCCGCCATTGGATCCGCCTCCATTTCTATCCCTCCACCTACAACGGTCTCGCCCCCGAGAATTCCTATTTTGCGGTCTCCGCTTCGGGCGGCGTCACCCTCCTTCGCAACTTCAGTGCCTACATCACCACCAAGGCATTGACACAAGCCTACCTTGTTAAAGAATTCTCCATCATGCCGTCCTCCGATGGCTCGATAAGCCTCACCTTCACGCCATCAGACAAGTATGACGGCTCCTATGCTTTCATCAACGGAATTGAGATCATTTCCATGCCTGAAATCTTCAGTCAGCCGGCGAAAACGGTCGGATACTCTGATCGGACCACGGACGTTGGAAGCTCGGCACTGCAGACAGTGTATCGTCTCAATGTCGGCGGAGGGTATATTCCGGCAACCAATGACTCAGGTCTCAGCCGAACTTGGTACGATGACTCCCCATACATCTATGGCTCTGGCTTTGGTGTCACCTTCTCAGCTGGTGACAAGCTCAAGATCAAGTATTCAGACAGCACACCGCAGTATATGGCTCCGGTAGACGTCTACCGGACGGCGAGATCGATGGGCCCGGACAATTCAGTTAACATGAACTACAACCTCACTTGGATCCTCCAAGTTGATGGCAACTTCACTTACATGGTGAGGCTCCATTTCTGCGAGCTCCAGATGAGCAAAGTCAATCAGAGGGTGTTCGACATCTTCGTCGACAACCAGACGGCGGAGGCCTCCGTTGATGTCATTGCGTGGACCTCCAAGAAGGGTGTGCCGGTGTACAAGGACTATGTGGTGTTTATGACCGACGGCGCTGGTGATGAGGAGCTATGGGTGGCTTTGCACCCCTCTGCATCGGCGCAGCCTGAGTACTATGATTCCATCCTGAATGGTTTGGAGGTCTTCAAAGTGAATGACACCACTGGGAACTTGGCAGGACCGAATCCCGACCCCTCTGTGATGCTCACCGCAGCCGAAATGGATCCTAAACAGAAGGGGTTTTCCTCCAAATCCAGCAATCAGGCAAAAATTATCGGCGAGGCAGCCGGCGGGGCCGCTGCGGTGGGATTGGTCTTCGCCATCTGCTTTGCAGTGTATCAGCGCAagaaggaggaggttgggaaagaGTCCAGTGGGGGATCAGCATGGTTGCCACTCTATGGAGGGAATTCGCATACGTCGGCGAGCAAGTCGACGATCTCCGGAAAGAGCACTGCGAGCAACCATGTGTCAGCCTTGGCTTCAAATCTTTGCAGGCATTTCTCCTTTGCTGAGATCAAACATGCAACGAAGAACTTCGATGAGTCACTTGTGATTGGAGTTGGTGGCTTCGGCAAGGTCTACAGAGGAACTATGGATGGAGGGCTCAAGGTGGCTATCAAGAGATCGAACCCTTCTTCAGAGCAGGGCGTTCACGAGTTCCGGACCGAGATCGAGATGCTTTCGAAGCTCCGGCACCGGCATTTGGTCTCGTTAATCGGTTTCTGCGAAGAGAATGGTGAGATGATCTTGGTTTATGATTACATGGCTCATGGGACTCTAAGGGAGCATCTATATAAGAGCAACACGCCTCCTCTGCCATGGAAGCAGAGGCTGGAAATTTGCATCGGAGCAGCAAAGGGACTTCACTACCTTCACACTGGTGCCAAGCATACCATAATTCACAGGGATGTGAAGACCACCAACATTCTCCTGGATGAGAAATGGGTTGCGAAAGTTTCAGACTTCGGATTGTCGAAGACCGGGCCGATGATGAATCAAACCCATGTCAGCACAATGGTGAAGGGAAGTTTTGGTTATTTAGATCCAGAGTACTTCAGGAGGCAGCAACTGACTGAAAAATCTGATGTCTACTCCTTTGGAGTGGTTCTCTTTGAGGTCCTGTGTGCAAGGCCAGCACTGAATCCAACTCTTCCAAGGGAGCAGGTTAGTCTTGCAGACTGGGCCTTGAATTGCCAAAGGAGGGGAGCTCTCGGCGACATCATCGATCCGAATGTCAAAGGAAAGATCGGTCCTGAGTGCTTGAAGAAGTTTGCAGAGACTGCAGAGAAGTGCTTGTCTGACCAAGGAGTTGATAGGCCTTATATGGGCGACGTGTTGTGGAATCTCGAGTTTGCTCTCCAATTGCAGGAGAATTTTGAGACAGGGAAGCCAGTGACAGCCGAAGCTCCTAGTAGCTTGGAGTCAGCTACCAGCGATGGTAACTCTGGTAGTCACAGCCCAATGGTGATTGGTGGTGGGAGTGAGGTGAGTGTGGACTCAGATGGCCAAAATGATAGCGTGGTGTTTTCCCAGCTCGTCAATCCAAAGGGGCGATGA